The following coding sequences lie in one Arachis ipaensis cultivar K30076 chromosome B03, Araip1.1, whole genome shotgun sequence genomic window:
- the LOC107628767 gene encoding actin-depolymerizing factor 5: MAMAFKMATTGMWVTDECKNSFMEMKWKKVHRYIVFKIDEGSRLVKVDKVGAPGEGYADLAASLPKDDCRYAVFDFDFVTVDNCRKSKIFFIAWSPTASRIRAKILYATSKDGLRRALDGISYELQATDPAEMGFDVIQDRAK; this comes from the exons atggcgATGGCATTCAAGATG GCGACAACAGGGATGTGGGTGACGGATGAGTGCAAGAACTCATTCATGGAGATGAAGTGGAAGAAGGTTCACAGATACATAGTGTTCAAGATCGATGAAGGCTCAAGGCTTGTCAAAGTCGACAAGGTTGGTGCTCCCGGCGAGGGCTATGCCGATCTTGCCGCTTCCTTGCCTAAAGATGACTGCAGATATGCCGTCTTCGACTTCGATTTTGTCACGGTTGATAACTGCCGCAAAAGCAAGATATTCTTCATTGCATG GTCGCCAACGGCATCAAGGATAAGAGCTAAGATTCTATATGCAACATCGAAGGATGGTCTGAGAAGAGCATTGGATGGAATCAGCTATGAGCTTCAGGCCACGGATCCAGCTGAGATGGGATTCGATGTAATTCAAGACAGggctaaataa
- the LOC107632258 gene encoding phosphoenolpyruvate carboxylase, housekeeping isozyme-like, which produces MVTRRKIRLTKQAQAPPPLCLSLYFYPPQFWLAYLRASPSFVVTKIGSTVSRGSTSLFPPVRTDKFLEPLELCYRSLCACGDQPIVDGSLLDFLQQVSTFGLSMVRLDIRQESDRHTDVMDAITKHLEIGSYQEWSEERRQEWPLSELSGKRHLFGPDLPKIEEIADVLETFHVITELPLDNFGAYIISMATAPSDMLAVELLQWECHVKQPLRAVPLFEKLDDLESAPTAVARLFSIDWYRNRINGKQEVMIGYSDSGKDAGRLSATWALYKAQEELIKVAKDVS; this is translated from the exons ATGGTTActagacggaaaatccgtct AACAAAGCAAGCTCAAGCTCCACCACCGCTATGCCTCTCTCTCTACTTTTATCCCCCTCAGTTCTGGCTCGCATACCTTCGCGCAAGCCCTAGCTTCGTGGTGACCAAAATCGGTTCCACCGTCAGTCGCGGTTCCACCTCTCTCTTTCCCCCTGTTCGAACCGATAAG TTCCTGGAGCCCCTTGAACTCTGCTATAGATCACTCTGCGCATGTGGTGACCAACCAATAGTAGATGGTAGCCTTCTTGATTTCTTGCAGCAAGTTTCCACATTTGGACTCTCAATGGTAAGACTCGACATTCGTCAAGAGTCAGACCGGCACACTGATGTCATGGATGCCATTACCAAACACTTGGAGATTGGATCATACCAAGAGTGGTCTGAGGAACGCAGGCAGGAATGGCCCCTGTCAGAGCTCAGTGGAAAGCGCCATCTGTTTGGCCCTGATCTTCCCAAAATAGAAGAGATCGCCGATGTTCTGGAAACCTTCCATGTCATTACAGAACTTCCCTTAGACAACTTTGGTGCCTACATAATCTCAATGGCAACAGCACCGTCTGATATGCTTGCTGTTGAGCTCTTACAATGGGAATGCCACGTGAAGCAACCGCTAAGGGCCGTGCCATTGTTTGAAAAGCTTGATGATCTTGAGTCTGCTCCTACTGCAGTGGCGCGGCTTTTCTCTATTGATTGGTACAGAAACCGAATCAATGGGAAGCAAGAAGTTATGATAGGATACTCAGACTCAGGAAAAGATGCCGGTCGTCTTTCTGCGACTTGGGCGCTGTACAAGGCTCAAGAGGAGCTCATAAAGGTTGCGAAGGATGTTAGTTGA